One genomic window of Chanos chanos chromosome 13, fChaCha1.1, whole genome shotgun sequence includes the following:
- the sco1 gene encoding protein SCO1 homolog, mitochondrial — translation MALRLTTLLSQRLRCQMVNSVPLSKRYTTRSFCNVARHLSQGRTLLTHTDVPHRRVQRQLSLINTCRRTRCASLNATVRSFASMPPPPSSGRDSPNQKRGPVTWKSLAITFSIGGGLLLAMKYFKKEKEDSIERERTKSIGKPSLGGPFSLVDHNNKPVKSEDFLGQWILIYFGFTHCPDICPDELEKMIEVVDEIDRIKSLPDLTPILITIDPDRDTPEAMAAYVKEFSPKLIGLTGTTAQVDEVSRAYRVYYSQGPKDEDNDYIVDHTIIMYLVGPDGEFVEYYGQNKKASEISSSIASYMRKYRQTKKT, via the exons TTAACAACGTTACTGAGTCAAAGGCTGAGATGTCAGATGGTCAACTCAGTCCCCCTCAGTAAAAGATACACTACGCGTAGTTTCTGCAACGTCGCCCGTCACCTTTCACAAGGAAGaactctgctcacacacacagatgtgccaCACAGGAGAGTGCAGCGACAG TTGAGCCTTATAAATACGTGCAGAAGGACACGATGTGCGTCACTAAATGCAACCGTGAGATCATTTGCTTCCATGCCCCCACCGCCCTCCTCTGGAAGGGACAGCCCAAACCAGAAGCGCGGA CCAGTAACATGGAAGTCGCTTGCAATCACATTTTCCATTGGAGGTGGTCTTCTTCTGGCAATGAAATActtcaagaaagaaaaagaggatt CCATTGAACGAGAGAGGACCAAGTCAATTGGAAAACCATCACTTGGTGGTCCATTTTCCCTTGTTGACCACAACAATAAACCAGTCAAAAGTGAAGATTTCCTCGGCCAGTGGATCCTCATCTATTTTGGGTTCACACATTGTCCAGATATTTGTCCTGATGAGCTGGAGAAAATGATAGAGGTCGTAGATGAAATCG ACAGGATAAAGTCTCTCCCAGACTTAACCCCCATTCTCATCACTATTGATCCTGACAGGGATACTCCAGAGGCCATGGCAGCATATGTGAAAG AATTTTCCCCTAAATTGATTGGCTTAACGGGCACCACCGCTCAGGTCGACGAAGTTTCCAGAGCCTACAGAGTGTACTACAGCCAAGGCCCCAAAGACGAAGACAACGACTACATT GTTGATCACACTATCATAATGTACCTGGTGGGTCCAGATGGAGAATTTGTGGAGTATTATGGACAGAACAAGAAAGCGTCAGAGATCTCCTCCTCCATTGCCTCATACATGAGAAAGTACCGGCAGACGAAGAAGACATAG